The region TCGTCGGGGACGGTGACCAGGCGGCCCGCGCGGACCCGGTCCTCGGCGTGCGCGGGGGGCAGGTCCGAGGCCGCGGGCGCCGGGCCGGTGGTGGCCGTGGGCACCGGGTCGCCGGCGGCGGTCCAGCGCACCAGGGACGCCCGGGCGGCCTGCCAGGACTTCTGGAGTTCGGCCAGGGCCACGTCCAGGACCCGGGCGCTGTCGTCGATGTCGGCGAGCAGCCCGGCGAGGCGGGCGACGGCGGCGTCGCGTTCCGCGGTCAGGTACTGGGTGGTGATGTCGCGCAGGGTGCCGACCAGCAGGGTGCGCGGGCCGCCGCGCCGGTCGCGTACGGAGTCCAGCGAGATGTCGGCCCACACCCGGTGGCCGTCGCGGTGCCGCAGCGGCAGCACGAACCGCCCCGAGCCCTGCTCGCGCGCGGCGGCCAGCGCCCGCTCGACCAGGGCGAAGCCCTCCGGGTCCTGCTGGAGGGCGGGCCACCAGGGATGCGGTACGGGCCAGGGCAGCTGCCGGGCGGGGTGGCCGAGCAGGTGGGTGAAGGCGTCGTTGACCTCGATGACGGACAGGTCGGCGTCCAGCACGAAGAACCCGTCCTGCATCGCGGCGACCAGCGCGGTGCGCCAGGCGGACTCGTGGGTGCGCAGCCGCGCCATGTCCAGGTTGGAGCGCACCCTGGCGAGCAGGTCGGCGGAGGAGAACGGCTTGGCCAGGTAGTCGTCGGCGCCGCCGGCCAGCCCCTCGACGGCCGCCTCGTCGCCGGCGCGGGCGGAGAGGAAGATCACCGGGATGGCGGCGGTCGCGGGGTCGGCCCGCAGGGCGCGCAGCAGCCCGAAGCCGTCGAGGCCGGGCATCATGACGTCGGTGAGCACCAGGTCGGGCCGCTGCCGCCGGGCCAGGTCGAGGGCGTCCCTGCCGTCCGCGGCCACGGTGACGGTGTAGTGCGGCCGGAGCAGGCCGGTCAGATACGCCCGCAGGTCCGCGTTGTCCTCGGCCACGACGATGGTGTCGGCCCCGGCCGGCGGCCCGGGGGCGGGGCCGGGCTGTACGACCGGTTCGCTCCACCCCAGTGCTTCCGCCAGATGGCTCTCCGCCGCGCGCCCCGGGTGCGTGCGCACCGGCGGGGTCCGCGCCCAGCGTGCGGGAACGGCGACGGTCAGCTCGGTGCCCTCGCCCGGGACGCTGGACGCCCGGGCGTGGCCGCCGTGGAGCGCGGCCAGCTCCTGGACGAGTGCCAGGCCGATGCCCGAGCCCTCGTGGGACCTTCCCCCCGCGGAGCCGGCCTGGCGGAACCGCTCGAAGATGTACGGCAGTTCGTCCGGCGCGATGCCCGTCCCGGTGTCGCGGACGGCGAGTTCCACCGTGTCGTCGGTGGTGCGCAGGCCGACCCGGATCTCGCCGTCCGGGGTGAATTTCACCGCGTTGGACAGCAGGTTGAGCACGATCCGCTCCCACAGCTCGGGGTCCGCGAGCAGCGGGCGCGGCGGCGAGGGGCAGTCGATGACGAAGCGCAGTCCCGCGCGCTCCACGGCGGGGGCGAAGGACTCGGCGACACCGCGGGTGAGGGCGCCGAGGTCGGTCGCGACGGGTTCGGCCCGCATCCGCCCGTCCTGGATGCGGCTGAAGTCCAGCAGGGTGTCGACCAGCCGGCGCAGCCGTCCGGCGTTGCGGTGGACAAGATCCATACGTGCGCGCTGCACGGCCGGCAGCGGGTGCAGGTCGTCGGCGAGCGCGTCCTGCGCCGGCCCCGCGATCAAAGTCAGCGGGGTGCGCAGCTCGTGGCTGACCGAGGTGAAGAAGCGGGTCTTGGCGCGGTCGAGTTCGGCCAGCTCCTCGGCGCGGCGCACCCGGGCGGCCTGGGCCTCGGCGTCGGCCACGGCCTTGGCCAGATGGCCGGCCGCCAGTTCCAGGAACCCCTGGTAGGTGTCGTCCAGCGGCAGGTCCGGGCTGACGCCGAAGACCACCGCGCCGCGCGCCCGCGCGGCGCCGCCGGCCGCCAGCGGCAGGGCGACCGCCGTGTCGACGGTCGTGTGCCCGGTGCGTCCGGCCGCCGGCCGGTGCCCGCCGGCCCGGAGCGGCAGCGCCAGCCCGTGCCGGGTCCTGGCTTCGCCGCCGGCGGCGGCCTGCCAGATCCACGCTCCGTCCCCGGCCGGGGCGACGGTGCAGGGGACCGGCCCGTCCCCGGGCTCGTCCAGGCCGAACCACGCGACCGGCTCGGCGGTCCGCCCGGTGTCCGCCGACAGGTAGACGACGGCGAAGGGCACGTCGTCGCGGTGCGCGTCCAGCACGCCGATCGCGGCCCGGCACGCCTCGCGGACGTCGGTGACCTGCGCCGAGCGCGCCTCGCCCAGTTCGCGCAGCACCCCGAGCCGGCGGGTGCCCAGCACTTGGCCCGTGGTCTCGGTGACGACCGTGAGGACCCCGCCCACCCCGGCGGGCACCGGGATGGCGCTGTAGGCGAAGGTGAAGTAGACGGTCTCGTCGAAGCCGTTGCGCTGGAGGACCAGCTCCAGGTCCTCGCGGTAGGTGGCGGTCCCGCCGTCCATGACCCCGTCGACCCACCCGCCGACCGCCGGCCAGGCGTCGGACCAGACGTGCGGGACCGGCTGGCCCAGGGCCGGGTGCTTGGCGCCCAGGATCGGGACGAAGGCGTCGTTGTAGAGCATCGACAGCTCGGGACCCCACATGATCATCATGGGGAACGGCGAGTTCAGGCAGACGCCCAGCGCGGCGCGCAACTGCGCGGGCCAGTCCTGGACCGGGCCCAGCGCGCTCGACTCCCACGCCGTGGCCGCCACGAGGGCGCTGACCGCGCTGCCGGGCGCCGCCGACAGCAGCTCCGCGGGGAAAGCGGCGCTCCTGTCCCCCTCGCTGCCGGTCGACCCCGCCATCGCGCCCGCCCCTCGCCGTGTACGCCGTCCGGCGGCGCCGCCCTCCCCGCGGGATGGGCCGCGTCCGCGGTACACGGCGATCCAACCGTCCTGCCCCGCCCGGCGCAATCTCGCGAGGCCGCGGTCGCCGGCTCAGGCCGCGGGGGGCGCGCCGAGCGCGGCCTCGACGCTCGGGTAGAGCCGCAGCACGGTGTCGACCCTGACCAGCTCGAACAGCCGCGTCACGGCGGGTCCGGGGGCGGCGATCCGCAGGTCCGTCCTCTGGTGGAAGATCATCACCAGCCGCAGGAACGAGGAGTCGCCGAAGGTGACGCCGCGGGCGTCCAGGACCACCGCGCTGTGCCCGGCCGCGGCGTCCTCGAGTTCGGCGGCGAGGGGGCCGAGCGTTTCGGCGTCGAGGTCTCCCCTGGCCTCGACGACCGGTGTCGGCACCGGGCCGCTCTCGTGTGATGACATGCAGGAAGTATGCCGAAGGTTCGGTGGCCGCGGACGGCGGGCGGACCACCGCTCCGGCGGTCCCGGGCGCTCGCGCGGCGCGCGGGTACGCACACGGGCGGCGTACGATCCCGGGGCAGCAAGAGGTCGCGGAGGAGGATGTCCGGTGCGCATGAGTGAGGTCTACGGTCGTGAATCGGGCACGATCGCGCGCGCACGCATGTGCATGGCGGCCTTCCTCGACGGCGTCCGCGCGCGGACCGGGGTCGCGATCCCGCGGCATGTCACCGACGCCGCCCAGCTGGTGGTCAGCGAACTCGTCACGAACGCCGCCAAGCACACGTCGGGCCCCTACGGCCTGGACCTGGAGTTCGCCGGCCACGGGGTGGAGATCACCGTGTGGGACAGCTCCCCCGAGCCGCCGGTCGCGATGAGCCCCGATCCGCAGCGCATCGGGCGGCACGGGCTGGAGATCGTCTCCGCGCTGACCGAGGCCGTCTCGTCCACGACGACCGACCGCGGCAAGTCCGTCACCGTCCTGCTGCGCCTGCCCGTGGCCGACCCGGCCTGATCCCCCGCGCCGTCACGCAGCGTGACGCTGAGCCGAGAGGGTGAAAAGCGGCCGGGGAATCCGGGCGGCCGGCGCGGTCCGGTCGTAGAGGACGTGGATCAGGGCACACATAGCCCGAGGCGCGGCGGGTCCTGCGGTCGCTTCGACCGGTGGCGGCGTGCGGCGCGACAACGAGGAGGATGTGCAGTGGCGGATTTCCTGACCGATATCGAGACCATCCGCGAGCGGGCCCGCCAGGAGATCGGCAAGGGGCCGGTGACCGACGCCTACGGGGCCGACCTCCCCCGGGTGCTCCAGGTCCTCAACGAGGCGCTGGCCACCGAGATCGTCTGCACCCTGCGCTACAAGCGCCACTACTACACGGCGACGGGGATGTACTCCGAACCGGTCGCCGCGGAATTCCTGGAGCACGCGCAGGAGGAGGAGCAGCACGCCGACAAGCTGGCCACCCGCATCGTGCAGCTCGGCGGGGAGCCGGACTTCAACCCCGACACGCTGACCGGGCGCTCCCACGCGGAGTACGACGCGAGCGCCGGTCTGGTGACGATGATCGAGGAGGACCTGGTGGCCGAACGGGTCGCCATCGCCTCGTACACCGAGATCGTCAAGTGGCTCGGCGACCGCGACCCCACCACGCGGCGGGTCTTCGAGGACCTGCTCGCACAGGAGGAGGAGCACGCGGACGACCTGCGCGGGCTGCTGGAGCGCCTGCCCGCGGAGCGCCGCGACGGCTGAGCGGGGCGCCTTCCGCGGACCGGCGCCGGGGGAGGGGCGTGTGCCCGGTGTCAGTCCGCGGGCTCGTCCGGGGTGTCGGTCGCCGGCGCGGGGCCCGGCCGGGCGGCCGGGGTGTCCTCGCGGCGGTCCGACGGTCGGCTGTCGGCGGCCGGAGCGCCCGCGCCTGGCAGGTCGGGGACCTGGACGACGGGCGGCAGATCGGGCGTGGCATGGGTCGGACGAGATGTGGTCATACCGACATGTCTACCCCGAACCGCCGCTCATACGGCCCCCATGTCGGCGGGCGGGAGCGGGCGGGCCTTCCCAGGCTGGACAGGCGGGCCCACCCCGGCGGCGGCGTGCACGGCGCACCCGGCGCGAACGCCGCCCGCGCCGCGCTGCGCGGCCCGGTCGCCAGGTCCGCGGTCGCCTCCGCCCAGCGGGCCCGGGCCAGGCGCCGGCCTTCTTGACGTGAACGCGTCGTAAGCTGACACTGGCGTCCCCGGCGCTCGTGCGGCCCTCCCGGGTCCCGAGACCGGTCGTCCCCAGTGCGCGACAACGATGTCCGCGAGCCTCCGGGAGGCCTCCTGTGCACCCTCGTTCCGTACGAAAGCCGCACCGGCGCCCTGGAGGGGGCGGCCTGCGCCGGGCGCTGGTCCCCCTCGCGGGGTGTCTGGCGCTGCTGTCCGGGCTGCTGGCCGCCGCCGCGGCCGGGGCGCCCGCGGCCGGCGCCGCGGCGGTGTCCGTCACCGACGGCAGCGCGCGCTTCGAGGTCCTCACCCCGACGCTAGTCCGGCTGGAGTACGCCGGCGACGGCGCCTTCCAGGACGGCGCCACCTTCAACGCGGTCAACCGCTCCTTCACCCCGCCCGCCTACACCACCGACGTGACCTCCGACGGCTACCGGGAGATCAGGACCAGTGCGCTGACGCTGCGCTGGAAGCAGGGCAGCGGACCCTTCACGGCGGCCAACACCACCGTCGCGCTGACCGCGACCGGCGTACAGGCCGAGCCCGCGTTCCCGTCGTACTGCGCCCTCGGCGCCGCGTGCGAGGCCGAGGACGCGCTGTTCAGCGGGCGCGGCGCGGTGGCGTACGACCACAGCGGCCACACCGGGAGCGGCTTCGTGGCCGGCTACGAGGCCACCGGCAGCGGGATCAGCCAGGACGTCTCGCAGATCCCGGCCACCGGCGACTACCGGCTCCAGGTCCGCTACTCCAACGCGGCGGGCGGCACAGGCACCCTGTCCACCCGGGTCAACGGCGCCGCGGGACCCGCGCTGAGCCTGCCCGCGACGTCCTCCTGGGACGCCTGGTCCACCGCCTCTGCGACCGTGCACCTCACCGCGGGCACCGACACCCTGGCACTGGTGCAGAACGCCGGCGACACCGGCCGGGTCAACCTCGACAGCCTCGCCGTCACCCCGGTCGCCACCACCGCCTACCCGGCGGCGCAGACCGACCTGACCACCACCGGCTACGGCGCCGGGCCGGCCGACACCCTCGGCGGCTGGTCGCGGACCCTGGACAACCCCAGGACGCTGCCGGTGCCCGAGCACCCCGGCATCCTCGACCGGCACGGCTGGTACCTGCTCGACGACAGCCGCAGCGCCCTGCTCGGCGCCGGCCACACGGTCACCGACCGCCCCGCCCACAGCGGCAAGCCCTACCAGGACGGCTACTTCTTCGGCTACGGCCAGGACTACA is a window of Streptomyces sp. NBC_01477 DNA encoding:
- a CDS encoding SpoIIE family protein phosphatase — its product is MAGSTGSEGDRSAAFPAELLSAAPGSAVSALVAATAWESSALGPVQDWPAQLRAALGVCLNSPFPMMIMWGPELSMLYNDAFVPILGAKHPALGQPVPHVWSDAWPAVGGWVDGVMDGGTATYREDLELVLQRNGFDETVYFTFAYSAIPVPAGVGGVLTVVTETTGQVLGTRRLGVLRELGEARSAQVTDVREACRAAIGVLDAHRDDVPFAVVYLSADTGRTAEPVAWFGLDEPGDGPVPCTVAPAGDGAWIWQAAAGGEARTRHGLALPLRAGGHRPAAGRTGHTTVDTAVALPLAAGGAARARGAVVFGVSPDLPLDDTYQGFLELAAGHLAKAVADAEAQAARVRRAEELAELDRAKTRFFTSVSHELRTPLTLIAGPAQDALADDLHPLPAVQRARMDLVHRNAGRLRRLVDTLLDFSRIQDGRMRAEPVATDLGALTRGVAESFAPAVERAGLRFVIDCPSPPRPLLADPELWERIVLNLLSNAVKFTPDGEIRVGLRTTDDTVELAVRDTGTGIAPDELPYIFERFRQAGSAGGRSHEGSGIGLALVQELAALHGGHARASSVPGEGTELTVAVPARWARTPPVRTHPGRAAESHLAEALGWSEPVVQPGPAPGPPAGADTIVVAEDNADLRAYLTGLLRPHYTVTVAADGRDALDLARRQRPDLVLTDVMMPGLDGFGLLRALRADPATAAIPVIFLSARAGDEAAVEGLAGGADDYLAKPFSSADLLARVRSNLDMARLRTHESAWRTALVAAMQDGFFVLDADLSVIEVNDAFTHLLGHPARQLPWPVPHPWWPALQQDPEGFALVERALAAAREQGSGRFVLPLRHRDGHRVWADISLDSVRDRRGGPRTLLVGTLRDITTQYLTAERDAAVARLAGLLADIDDSARVLDVALAELQKSWQAARASLVRWTAAGDPVPTATTGPAPAASDLPPAHAEDRVRAGRLVTVPDEDGAAEDTRITAVGAPAYDGTGPALVWIEFSPARFFSVADRTALIQLTGHLQSALSRCRAYDEQRQVALALQRAILGPSDLPPAFAVRYEPASSTLEVGGDWYDVVPLPEGRYGIVVGDVVGSGLPAATTMGQLRSAARALLLENGGPAHVMEALDRFGALLDGAFCSTVFCGVIDPAAGTLRYSSAGHPPGLLAEPDGTVRRLDAAQSVPLAVLAGHRRPEASTAIPAGSALLLYTDGLVERRRETIDAGLDRAAGVLAAGRHLAPADLVDLLCARLLGTDPHEDDVALLAYRQD
- a CDS encoding STAS domain-containing protein, producing MSSHESGPVPTPVVEARGDLDAETLGPLAAELEDAAAGHSAVVLDARGVTFGDSSFLRLVMIFHQRTDLRIAAPGPAVTRLFELVRVDTVLRLYPSVEAALGAPPAA
- a CDS encoding ATP-binding protein, whose protein sequence is MSEVYGRESGTIARARMCMAAFLDGVRARTGVAIPRHVTDAAQLVVSELVTNAAKHTSGPYGLDLEFAGHGVEITVWDSSPEPPVAMSPDPQRIGRHGLEIVSALTEAVSSTTTDRGKSVTVLLRLPVADPA
- a CDS encoding ferritin-like domain-containing protein encodes the protein MADFLTDIETIRERARQEIGKGPVTDAYGADLPRVLQVLNEALATEIVCTLRYKRHYYTATGMYSEPVAAEFLEHAQEEEQHADKLATRIVQLGGEPDFNPDTLTGRSHAEYDASAGLVTMIEEDLVAERVAIASYTEIVKWLGDRDPTTRRVFEDLLAQEEEHADDLRGLLERLPAERRDG